One window of the Eucalyptus grandis isolate ANBG69807.140 chromosome 6, ASM1654582v1, whole genome shotgun sequence genome contains the following:
- the LOC104447846 gene encoding isoflavone 3'-hydroxylase yields the protein MDDLWVHIISASFVLFLLFLFKLQRSNKRNLPPSPPSLPIIGHLLLIKEPVHRTLQSLSDRYGPVLSLSFGSRSVVVISSLSSAEECFTRNDIILANRPRLLSSEIMLYGNTTIGSTSYGPHWLNLRRLTLKILSPHHLAGSLAVRLEELRLLVKSLHEVAMAAAGSGGFARVELRSRLQELSFNIIMRMISGKRYLGATVDAGDAEVGIRFLEVISEHFELSGTDPSDFLSALRMVADFKGRERRMEDVAKRADVILQGLIDELRSRMKRSNGGREVESKTMIDSMLLEGYSDDIIKGHILSLLIAGTDTSAVTIEWIMSLLLNHPNVMKKAQVELDEVVGRDRLPNETDIHKLPCLHNIINEAFRLFPPAPLLVPHESAEDCTIGGFNVPRGTMILVNVWTIHRDANVWDDPTSFKPERYEGLKGDQAYRLLPFGMGRRSCPGAGLANKAVSLALAALIQCFEWERVGEEPVDLSEGTGLTMPKREPLEAMCKARGCMIANVLAQL from the exons ATGGACGACTTGTGGGTGCACATCATCTCAGCATCCTTCgtcctcttccttctcttcttgttcAAATTGCAGAGAAGCAACAAGAGGAATCTCCCACCCAGCCCACCTTCACTTCCTATCATCGGCCACCTCCTCCTTATCAAAGAGCCGGTCCACCGAACCCTCCAGTCTCTCTCCGACCGCTACGGCCCggtcctctccctctccttcggCTCCCGCTCTGTGGTCGTCATATCCTCCCTGTCCTCGGCCGAGGAGTGCTTTACCAGGAATGACATCATCCTTGCCAACCGCCCCCGCTTGCTCTCCTCCGAGATTATGCTCTACGGCAACACCACCATCGGCTCCACCTCCTACGGCCCCCACTGGCTCAACCTCCGCCGCCTCACCCTCAAAATCCTTTCCCCCCACCACCTTGCTGGCTCCCTCGCCGTCCGGCTGGAGGAATTGAGGCTCCTCGTGAAGAGCCTCCATGAGGTCGCCATGGCAGCAGCAGGGAGCGGCGGTTTCGCGAGGGTGGAGCTGAGGTCGAGGCTGCAAGAGCTGTCCTTCAACATCATCATGAGGATGATCTCTGGGAAGCGCTACCTTGGGGCTACTGTCGATGCAGGCGACGCCGAGGTGGGCATACGGTTTTTAGAGGTGATAAGCGAGCATTTCGAGCTGAGCGGGACGGACCCGAGCGATTTCTTATCAGCATTGAGGATGGTGGCGGACttcaaggggagagagaggaggatggAGGACGTTGCCAAGAGGGCTGATGTGATCTTGCAGGGCCTGATAGACGAGCTCAGGTCGAGAATGAAGAGAAGCAACGGTGGCCGAGAGGTGGAGAGCAAGACGATGATCGATTCCATGCTGTTGGAGGGCTACTCGGACGATATCATCAAAGGCCATATCCTG TCATTGCTAATTGCAGGCACGGACACAAGTGCAGTGACAATAGAATGGATTATGTCCCTCCTACTCAACCATCCGAATGTCATGAAAAAAGCTCAAGTAGAATTGGACGAAGTTGTTGGCCGAGACCGTCTACCTAATGAAACAGACATCCACAAGCTACCTTGCCTTCACAACATCATCAACGAGGCATTCCGATTGTTTCCACCGGCACCTCTCTTAGTGCCTCATGAGTCTGCTGAGGACTGCACAATTGGCGGGTTCAATGTGCCCCGAGGCACCATGATCCTGGTAAATGTATGGACAATTCATAGAGACGCAAATGTGTGGGACGATCCCACAAGTTTTAAACCTGAGAGGTATGAGGGACTGAAAGGGGATCAAGCGTACCGTTTGTTGCCATTTGGGATGGGAAGGAGGAGTTGTCCCGGTGCTGGCCTTGCCAATAAAGCGGTGAGTTTGGCTCTAGCGGCGCTTATTCAGTGCTTCGAGTGGGAACGAGTTGGTGAAGAGCCAGTGGACTTGTCTGAGGGGACGGGACTCACAATGCCCAAGAGAGAGCCATTGGAGGCTATGTGCAAAGCGCGCGGATGCATGATTGCCAATGTTCTTGCACAACTTTGA